A region of Homo sapiens chromosome 17, GRCh38.p14 Primary Assembly DNA encodes the following proteins:
- the AOC3 gene encoding amine oxidase [copper-containing] 3 isoform 3 (isoform 3 is encoded by transcript variant 3) codes for MVFVPMAVPWSPEHQLQRLQVTRKLLEMEEQAAFLVGSATPRYLYLASNHSNKWGHPRGYRIQMLSFAGEPLPQNSSMARGFSWERYQLAVTQRKEEEPSSSSVFNQNDPWAPTVDFSDFINNETIAGKDLVAWVTAGFLHIPHAEDIPNTVTVGNGVGFFLRPYNFFDEDPSFYSADSIYFRGDQDAGACEVNPLACLPQAAACAPDLPAFSHGGFSHN; via the exons ATGGTCTTTGTCCCCATGGCTGTGCCCTGGAGCCCTGAGCACCAGCTGCAGAGGCTGCAGGTGACCCGGAAGCTGCTGGAGATGGAGGAGCAGGCCGCCTTCCTCGTGGGAAGCGCCACCCCTCGCTACCTGTACCTGGCCAGCAACCACAGCAACAAGTGGGGTCACCCCCGGGGCTACCGCATCCAGATGCTCAGCTTTGCTGGAGAGCCGCTGCCCCAAAACAGCTCCATGGCGAGAGGCTTCAGCTGGGAGAG GTACCAGCTGGCTGTGACCCAGCGGAAGGAGGAGGAGCCCAGTAGCAGCAGCGTTTTCAATCAGAATGACCCTTGGGCCCCCACTGTGGATTTCAGTGACTTCATCAACAATGAGACCATTGCTGGAAAG GATTTGGTGGCCTGGGTGACAGCTGGTTTTCTGCATATCCCACATGCAGAGGACATTCCTAACACAGTGACTGTGGGGAACGGCGTGGGCTTCTTCCTCCGACCCTATAACTTCTTTGACGAAGACCCCTCCTTCTACTCTGCCGACTCCATCTACTTCCGAGGGGACCAGGATGCTGGGGCCTGCGAGGTCAACCCCCTAGCTTGCCTGCCCCAGGCTGCTGCCTGTGCCCCCGACCTCCCTGCCTTCTCCCACGGGGGCTTCTCTCACAACTAG
- the AOC3 gene encoding amine oxidase [copper-containing] 3 isoform 2 (isoform 2 is encoded by transcript variant 2): MNQKTILVLLILAVITIFALVCVLLVGRGGDGGEPSQLPHCPSVSPSAQPWTHPGQSQLFADLSREELTAVMRFLTQRLGPGLVDAAQARPSDNCVFSVELQLPPKAAALAHLDRGSPPPAREALAIVFFGRQPQPNVSELVVGPLPHPSYMRDVTVERHGGPLPYHRRPVLFQEYLDIDQMIFNRELPQASGLLHHCCFYKHRGRNLVTMTTAPRGLQSGDRATWFGLYYNISGAGFFLHHVGLELLVNHKALDPARWTIQKVFYQGRYYDSLAQLEAQFEAGLVNVVLIPDNGTGGSWSLKSPVPPGPAPPLQFYPQGPRFSVQGSRVASSLWTFSFGLGAFSGPRIFDVRFQGERLVYEISLQEALAIYGGNSPAAMTTRYVDGGFGMGKYTTPLTRGVDCPYLATYVDWHFLLESQAPKTIRDAFCVFEQNQGLPLRRHHSDLYSHYFGGLAETVLVVRSMSTLLNYDYVWDTVFHPSGAIEIRFYATGYISSAFLFGATGKYGNQVSEHTLGTVHTHSAHFKVDLDVAGLENWVWAEDMVFVPMAVPWSPEHQLQRLQVTRKLLEMEEQAAFLVGSATPRYLYLASNHSNKWGHPRGYRIQMLSFAGEPLPQNSSMARGFSWERIWWPG, translated from the exons ATGAACCAGAAGACAATCCTCGTGCTCCTCATTCTGGCCGTCATCACCATCTTTGCCTTGGTTTGTGTCCtgctggtgggcaggggtggagaTGGGGGTGAACCCAGCCAGCTTCCCCATTGCCCCTCTGTATCTCCCAGTGCCCAGCCTTGGACACACCCTGGCCAGAGCCAGCTGTTTGCAGACCTGAGCCGAGAGGAGCTGACGGCTGTGATGCGCTTTCTGACCCAGCGGCTGGGGCCAGGGCTGGTGGATGCAGCCCAGGCCCGGCCCTCGGACAACTGTGTCTTCTCAGTGGAGTTGCAGCTGCCTCCCAAGGCTGCAGCCCTGGCTCACTTGGACAGGGGGAGCCCCCCACCTGCCCGGGAGGCACTGGCCATCGTCTTCTTTGGCAGGCAACCCCAGCCCAACGTGAGTGAGCTGGTGGTGGGGCCACTGCCTCACCCCTCCTACATGCGGGACGTGACTGTGGAGCGTCATGGAGGCCCCCTGCCCTATCACCGACGCCCCGTGCTGTTCCAAGAGTACCTGGACATAGACCAGATGATCTTCAACAGAGAGCTGCCCCAGGCTTCTGGGCTTCTCCACCACTGTTGCTTCTACAAGCACCGGGGACGGAACCTGGTGACAATGACCACGGCTCCCCGTGGTCTGCAATCAGGGGACCGGGCCACCTGGTTTGGCCTCTACTACAACATCTCGGGCGCTGGGTTCTTCCTGCACCACGTGGGCTTGGAGCTGCTAGTGAACCACAAGGCCCTTGACCCTGCCCGCTGGACTATCCAGAAGGTGTTCTATCAAGGCCGCTACTACGACAGCCTGGCCCAGCTGGAGGCCCAGTTTGAGGCCGGCCTGGTGAATGTGGTGCTGATCCCAGACAATGGCACAGGTGGGTCCTGGTCCCTGAAGTCCCCTGTGCCCCCGGGTCCAGCTCCCCCTCTACAGTTCTATCCCCAAGGCCCCCGCTTCAGTGTCCAGGGAAGTCGAGTGGCCTCCTCACTGTGGACTTTCTCCTTTGGCCTCGGAGCATTCAGTGGCCCAAGGATCTTTGACGTTCGCTTCCAAGGAGAAAGACTAGTTTATGAGATAAGCCTCCAAGAGGCCTTGGCCATCTATGGTGGAAATTCCCCAGCAGCAATGACGACCCGCTATGTGGATGGAGGCTTTGGCATGGGCAAGTACACCACGCCCCTGACCCGTGGGGTGGACTGCCCCTACTTGGCCACCTACGTGGACTGGCACTTCCTTTTGGAGTCCCAGGCCCCCAAGACAATACGTGATGCCTTTTGTGTGTTTGAACAGAACCAGGGCCTCCCCCTGCGGCGACACCACTCAGATCTCTACTCGCACTACTTTGGGGGTCTTGCGGAAACGGTGCTGGTCGTCAGATCTATGTCCACCTTGCTCAACTATGACTATGTGTGGGATACGGTCTTCCACCCCAGTGGGGCCATAGAAATACGATTCTATGCCACGGGCTACATCAGCTCGGCATTCCTCTTTGGTGCTACTGGGAAGTACGGGAACCAAGTGTCAGAGCACACCCTGGGCACGGTCCACACCCACAGCGCCCACTTCAAGGTGGATCTGGATGTAGCAG GACTGGAGAACTGGGTCTGGGCCGAGGATATGGTCTTTGTCCCCATGGCTGTGCCCTGGAGCCCTGAGCACCAGCTGCAGAGGCTGCAGGTGACCCGGAAGCTGCTGGAGATGGAGGAGCAGGCCGCCTTCCTCGTGGGAAGCGCCACCCCTCGCTACCTGTACCTGGCCAGCAACCACAGCAACAAGTGGGGTCACCCCCGGGGCTACCGCATCCAGATGCTCAGCTTTGCTGGAGAGCCGCTGCCCCAAAACAGCTCCATGGCGAGAGGCTTCAGCTGGGAGAG GATTTGGTGGCCTGGGTGA